The following proteins are co-located in the Nitrospirota bacterium genome:
- a CDS encoding YebC/PmpR family DNA-binding transcriptional regulator, with protein sequence MSGHSKWAQTKHKKAAVDAKRGKLFTRLTKELAVAARLGGGDPQGNPRLRIAIEKAKEANMPLENIKRAIQRGTGELPGVSYEEAIYEGYGPGGIAVLIEAMTDNKNRTISEIRHLFSKYGGNIGEAGCVSWMFEKKGYILIDKKSVAEETLMSLILEAGAEDMKTDDEDNFEIITAPYEMEKVKSYLTEQKINISLAEVTMVPKSYVKLDGKEAEQMARLMDVLEDHDDIHNVYANFDIPDEAIAKVGR encoded by the coding sequence ATGTCAGGACATTCAAAATGGGCGCAGACAAAACATAAAAAGGCTGCAGTTGATGCAAAGAGGGGAAAGTTATTTACAAGGCTCACAAAGGAATTGGCAGTTGCAGCAAGGCTTGGTGGAGGCGATCCGCAGGGAAATCCACGATTGAGGATAGCGATTGAAAAGGCAAAAGAGGCAAATATGCCCTTAGAGAATATAAAGAGGGCTATACAGAGAGGGACAGGAGAACTACCTGGCGTATCATATGAAGAAGCAATATATGAAGGATACGGACCTGGTGGCATTGCAGTATTGATAGAGGCAATGACAGATAATAAAAATAGAACTATATCAGAAATCAGGCATTTATTCAGCAAATACGGAGGAAATATAGGGGAGGCAGGCTGCGTATCATGGATGTTTGAGAAAAAAGGGTATATCCTCATTGATAAAAAGAGTGTGGCAGAGGAGACATTGATGTCTCTTATACTCGAGGCAGGTGCAGAAGATATGAAGACAGACGACGAAGATAACTTCGAGATTATCACTGCACCTTACGAAATGGAGAAGGTAAAATCCTACCTGACGGAGCAAAAAATAAATATCTCACTTGCCGAGGTAACAATGGTTCCTAAGAGTTATGTGAAACTTGATGGAAAAGAAGCGGAACAGATGGCACGACTCATGGATGTCTTAGAAGACCATGACGATATCCATAATGTATACGCAAATTTTGATATCCCTGATGAGGCAATCGCAAAGGTGGGAAGATAA
- the alaC gene encoding alanine transaminase, with the protein MRFEFERIKRLPPYVFGIVNAMKIEARRRGEDIIDLGMGNPDMGTPPHIVDKLVEAAYNPKNHRYSASKGITKLRWAICDWYKRRYGVELDPETEAVVTIGSKEGLSHLVLATLGPGDVVLTPTPAYPIHPYSAIIAGAEVRSVPMRRDTDFFSEMLSAFKQIWPRPKMLIINFPHNPTTMVVDRDFFEKVVDFAKEHNIMVINDLAYADLVFDGYRAPSFLEVKGAKDVGVEFFSMTKSYSMAGWRVGFCVGNKDLVGALINIKSYLDYGMFQPIQIASIVALNSSQECVTDIVNTYKKRRNVLVDGLNKAGWYIEKPKATMFVWAEIPDGFKKMGSLEFSKLLLTEAKVAVSPGIGFGEGGDEYVRFALVENEHRIRQAVRGIKRVLENFG; encoded by the coding sequence ATGAGGTTTGAATTCGAGAGAATAAAAAGACTCCCACCTTATGTATTTGGTATTGTGAATGCCATGAAGATTGAGGCACGGCGAAGAGGGGAAGATATCATCGATCTCGGTATGGGGAATCCTGATATGGGGACACCACCGCATATCGTTGATAAATTAGTTGAGGCTGCCTATAACCCGAAGAATCATCGCTATTCTGCCTCAAAGGGTATTACAAAACTCAGATGGGCTATATGTGATTGGTATAAAAGGAGGTATGGAGTAGAGTTAGATCCTGAAACAGAGGCAGTTGTTACAATAGGTTCTAAGGAAGGGCTTTCACATCTTGTGCTTGCTACACTTGGTCCTGGAGATGTAGTGCTGACACCAACACCTGCATACCCGATACATCCGTATTCTGCAATAATAGCAGGTGCTGAGGTGAGGAGTGTCCCCATGAGAAGAGATACAGACTTTTTCTCAGAGATGCTATCTGCATTCAAACAGATATGGCCAAGACCAAAGATGTTGATAATAAATTTTCCTCATAATCCGACGACGATGGTGGTTGATCGAGATTTCTTTGAAAAAGTGGTCGATTTTGCAAAAGAGCACAATATTATGGTTATTAACGACCTTGCATATGCAGACCTTGTCTTTGACGGATACAGGGCACCGAGCTTTCTTGAGGTAAAAGGGGCAAAAGATGTAGGCGTTGAATTCTTTTCTATGACAAAGAGTTACAGCATGGCTGGATGGAGAGTAGGTTTCTGCGTCGGCAATAAAGACCTCGTTGGTGCACTTATAAATATAAAGAGTTATTTAGATTATGGTATGTTTCAACCGATACAGATAGCGAGCATAGTTGCATTAAACAGTTCTCAGGAATGTGTCACAGATATCGTCAATACCTATAAAAAAAGACGGAATGTGCTTGTAGATGGTCTCAACAAGGCAGGGTGGTATATAGAAAAACCGAAGGCAACCATGTTTGTCTGGGCAGAGATTCCTGACGGCTTCAAAAAGATGGGCTCACTTGAGTTTTCAAAATTACTACTTACAGAGGCTAAGGTTGCTGTTTCTC
- the ruvC gene encoding crossover junction endodeoxyribonuclease RuvC, with product MKVLGIDPGSITCGFGIIEDSELDSGGQNLLHIASGSIETSRLNLFSERIKEVFDSISNIIEKYNPDEMAIESLFFSKNVKAALRLGEIRGATILAAVNAGIPVFEYTPLEIKKSVVGYGSAAKHQIQYMIGEILHLRESSCNEDAADALALAICHINNRKSKIENRRSKKL from the coding sequence ATGAAAGTATTGGGTATAGACCCGGGAAGCATTACATGTGGATTCGGAATCATTGAGGACTCTGAACTTGATTCAGGGGGGCAGAATCTTTTGCATATCGCTTCAGGAAGTATAGAGACATCTCGTCTCAACTTGTTCTCAGAACGCATAAAAGAAGTATTCGATTCTATCTCAAACATCATTGAAAAATATAATCCTGATGAAATGGCTATTGAGAGTCTCTTTTTTTCAAAGAATGTAAAAGCCGCCTTAAGGCTCGGAGAAATAAGGGGTGCAACCATCCTTGCAGCAGTAAATGCAGGAATACCTGTATTTGAGTATACACCCCTTGAGATAAAGAAGTCTGTTGTCGGTTATGGTTCTGCGGCAAAACACCAGATACAGTATATGATAGGAGAGATACTTCACCTCAGAGAATCCTCCTGCAATGAAGACGCTGCAGATGCCTTAGCATTGGCGATATGCCACATCAACAATCGAAAATCGAAGATCGAAAATCGAAGATCGAAAAAGTTATGA